A window from Mesorhizobium sp. WSM2240 encodes these proteins:
- a CDS encoding DUF2243 domain-containing protein translates to MAAADRAFPTSAGIFFGLGLGGFFDGIVMHQILQWHHMATSAGYPADNVENLKLNTLLDGLFHAVTYIFVVVGLLLLWRKAHRTHLWWSGKMLTGTILMGFGLFNLVEGILNHHVLVFHHVNETVPRSQWMWWDLGFLAWGVIMLVLGWALYRAGKRSTLSADHTG, encoded by the coding sequence ATGGCAGCGGCGGATCGGGCATTTCCCACGTCAGCCGGGATCTTCTTCGGACTCGGACTAGGCGGATTTTTCGACGGTATCGTGATGCACCAGATCCTTCAATGGCATCACATGGCGACAAGCGCCGGGTATCCTGCCGACAATGTCGAGAATCTAAAACTAAACACGCTGCTCGACGGGCTCTTTCACGCCGTCACGTATATCTTCGTCGTGGTAGGCCTCCTGCTTCTTTGGCGGAAGGCACATCGCACCCACCTGTGGTGGTCGGGCAAGATGCTCACCGGTACGATTCTGATGGGATTCGGCCTGTTCAACCTGGTCGAAGGTATCCTGAACCACCACGTCCTGGTGTTCCATCACGTTAACGAAACAGTACCCCGTTCACAATGGATGTGGTGGGACCTGGGGTTCCTCGCTTGGGGCGTGATCATGCTGGTGCTTGGATGGGCGCTCTATCGGGCGGGAAAGCGAAGCACTCTCTCGGCCGATCATACTGGCTAA
- a CDS encoding sigma-70 family RNA polymerase sigma factor, protein MLTERSEFVTLIPALRAFARTLAKDASDADDLVQETLMKGIANINRFQPGTNMKSWLFTIMRNTFYTRIKMANREAPGLLDCASSRPAIAAGQEWSLRSQEMARAIEALPHDQREVIVLIGVLGTSYDDAASICGCAIGTIKSRLSRARYRLLETLGETCSDDAVTTSAISAAALQFDGARV, encoded by the coding sequence ATGCTAACAGAGCGGAGCGAGTTTGTGACCCTCATCCCTGCCTTGCGGGCCTTCGCCCGAACGCTCGCCAAGGATGCCAGCGATGCCGATGACCTAGTCCAGGAGACGCTGATGAAAGGTATCGCAAACATCAACCGCTTCCAGCCCGGGACCAATATGAAATCCTGGCTTTTCACCATAATGCGCAACACTTTCTATACGCGCATCAAAATGGCGAATCGCGAGGCACCCGGTCTGCTCGATTGCGCTTCAAGCCGGCCCGCGATCGCGGCGGGCCAGGAATGGTCGCTACGCAGCCAAGAGATGGCGCGGGCCATCGAAGCTCTGCCCCACGACCAGCGCGAAGTTATTGTTTTGATAGGCGTTCTCGGGACCAGCTACGACGATGCGGCAAGCATATGCGGCTGCGCCATCGGAACAATCAAGAGCCGCCTGAGCCGCGCGCGCTACCGGCTCCTCGAAACGCTTGGCGAAACGTGTTCGGACGATGCCGTAACTACCTCGGCCATTTCCGCCGCCGCCCTCCAATTCGACGGGGCGCGCGTTTAG
- a CDS encoding Crp/Fnr family transcriptional regulator has product MTGTFTALILALERRDHVSEEEKRLLEQLPFRIRTFAAGERLVAESSRPTESCLVLSGFAARQQYVADGKRQLTAIHIAGDFVDLHSMLLKVMDHSVVSLGGCLAAFVPHTSLQAMIAASPHLGRLLWLSTVIDGAIERNWVTCLGRRPSNTHLAHLICELYARLEAVGLVRGQSFDLPVTQSDIADIVGLSVVHVNRMIQELRVSGLIKWGRKRVTVLNIDRLRELADFDPTYLNLIREPR; this is encoded by the coding sequence GTGACGGGCACTTTCACAGCGCTGATCCTGGCTCTTGAGCGCCGAGACCACGTCAGCGAGGAAGAGAAGAGGTTATTGGAGCAGCTGCCGTTCCGAATCCGGACGTTTGCTGCTGGTGAGAGACTTGTGGCGGAGAGCTCCCGTCCAACCGAAAGCTGTCTTGTCCTGAGCGGCTTTGCAGCCCGCCAGCAATACGTCGCCGACGGCAAGCGCCAACTTACTGCAATTCATATAGCGGGCGACTTCGTTGACCTGCACTCGATGCTGTTAAAGGTCATGGACCATAGCGTCGTGTCGCTTGGGGGCTGCCTCGCCGCGTTCGTGCCCCATACCAGTCTCCAGGCCATGATCGCTGCGTCGCCCCATCTCGGTCGTCTGCTGTGGCTTTCTACTGTGATAGATGGCGCCATAGAGCGGAACTGGGTCACCTGCCTCGGCCGGCGGCCGTCCAATACTCACCTTGCTCACCTGATATGCGAGCTCTACGCACGCCTGGAAGCTGTAGGGCTGGTCCGTGGCCAAAGCTTCGACCTACCCGTTACGCAGTCCGACATTGCCGATATCGTTGGCTTATCAGTCGTACACGTTAATCGGATGATCCAGGAGTTGCGCGTGTCTGGGCTGATCAAATGGGGTCGCAAAAGGGTGACCGTTCTTAATATCGATCGCCTTCGCGAGTTGGCGGATTTTGACCCGACTTACTTGAACCTGATACGAGAGCCTCGGTAA
- a CDS encoding PAS domain S-box protein, with amino-acid sequence MIVSIQGTPFKRSGPDEADLRDFFENGSLPLHLVGTDGTILHANRAELELLGYDADEYIGRHIADFYVEREVANDVLARLSAGDEINKYPAQMRARDGSVKHVEITSSGRFSDGELVNTRCFTVDVTELTLARQELKRQDDRFHQILDALPIAVYTTDKAGTITYYNQAAVEFAGREPEIGKDEWCVTFRLFTPDGKELPHAECPMAIALKEKRPVRNVEALAQRPDGTLFPFLPFPTPILDEKGELTGAVNMLVDLTDLKKAEEAGNHLAAIVESSFDAIVSKDLNGVIKSWNRAAERLFGYTAEEIIGKPVTTLIPADHQDEEPQILARIRNGEPVESHETIRQRKDGSLVPVSLTVSPVRDASGRIVGASKIARDISAGKESEHRIRMLMREVNHRVKNQYSVILSMIRETNKRSESPEVFERQVRERIMALARSHDLLVSADWRGATIFELVLAQAKPFGTEERISMSGPSITLSPNAVQYLGMAFHELATNSAKYGVLSGSSGRISVDWDVVDSDSGRSVALTWTETDGPEVKSIASGGFGTVVLKRVAPQAVSGTADLQYNPSGVVWTLKAPMAFVEASLLDGENS; translated from the coding sequence ATGATCGTCAGCATCCAGGGGACACCATTCAAGAGAAGCGGCCCCGACGAGGCCGATTTGAGAGACTTCTTCGAGAACGGCAGCCTTCCGCTCCATCTTGTCGGAACGGACGGCACCATACTGCATGCAAACAGGGCCGAGCTCGAACTGCTGGGCTATGATGCGGACGAGTATATCGGCCGCCATATCGCCGATTTCTATGTCGAAAGAGAGGTCGCCAACGATGTTCTGGCGCGCCTGAGCGCCGGGGACGAGATCAATAAATACCCAGCCCAAATGCGGGCCCGCGACGGCTCCGTCAAGCATGTGGAAATCACATCCAGCGGCCGGTTCAGCGATGGAGAACTGGTCAACACCCGTTGCTTCACGGTGGATGTCACGGAACTGACTCTTGCTCGCCAGGAGCTCAAACGGCAGGACGACCGGTTCCATCAAATCCTCGACGCTCTTCCTATAGCGGTCTACACCACAGACAAGGCTGGGACGATCACCTACTACAACCAGGCTGCGGTGGAATTCGCCGGACGTGAGCCGGAAATCGGCAAAGACGAGTGGTGTGTAACTTTCCGCCTTTTCACTCCCGACGGAAAAGAACTCCCCCATGCCGAGTGCCCGATGGCAATCGCGCTCAAGGAAAAGCGACCCGTCCGCAATGTGGAGGCGCTCGCCCAGCGCCCAGACGGCACGCTGTTCCCGTTTCTCCCGTTTCCGACACCCATACTGGATGAGAAGGGCGAGCTTACTGGCGCTGTGAACATGCTGGTCGACCTCACTGATCTGAAAAAGGCAGAAGAGGCCGGAAATCATCTAGCGGCTATCGTGGAATCGTCCTTTGACGCGATTGTCAGCAAAGATCTGAATGGAGTGATCAAAAGTTGGAACCGAGCTGCCGAACGGCTCTTCGGGTACACCGCCGAAGAAATCATCGGAAAGCCGGTGACCACGCTCATTCCAGCCGACCATCAGGACGAAGAGCCTCAGATCCTCGCCCGCATCCGAAACGGTGAACCAGTCGAAAGCCATGAGACCATCCGTCAGCGCAAGGACGGGAGTCTTGTGCCCGTCTCGCTCACAGTTTCGCCGGTGCGCGATGCTTCAGGACGTATCGTCGGCGCTTCGAAGATTGCCCGCGACATATCAGCGGGTAAAGAAAGCGAACATCGAATTCGCATGCTGATGCGAGAGGTCAACCACCGGGTTAAGAACCAGTATTCGGTGATCCTCTCAATGATCCGCGAGACCAACAAGCGCTCGGAATCCCCGGAAGTTTTCGAGCGCCAGGTGCGGGAGCGGATAATGGCTCTGGCGCGCTCCCACGATCTGCTTGTCTCGGCCGACTGGAGAGGAGCCACGATCTTTGAATTGGTGCTGGCGCAGGCGAAGCCCTTTGGCACCGAGGAAAGGATCTCCATGTCGGGCCCTTCGATCACACTTAGCCCCAACGCCGTCCAGTACCTTGGCATGGCATTTCACGAACTGGCTACCAATTCGGCCAAATACGGCGTTTTGTCCGGCAGCAGCGGCCGGATCTCGGTTGATTGGGACGTTGTCGATTCCGATAGCGGAAGGTCGGTTGCACTTACATGGACCGAGACCGACGGTCCCGAAGTAAAGTCGATCGCTTCTGGCGGCTTTGGAACAGTTGTGCTGAAGCGAGTGGCTCCTCAGGCGGTGAGCGGGACCGCCGACCTTCAATACAACCCCAGCGGCGTAGTTTGGACCCTTAAGGCGCCAATGGCCTTCGTGGAAGCATCGCTTTTGGATGGTGAAAACTCATAA